A window from Acidobacteriota bacterium encodes these proteins:
- a CDS encoding carbohydrate kinase family protein, producing the protein MAFGENSLDFVGTGSRPPAGVDKTTLTRFELLVGGQATTAAVACARQGLRARYVGVFGRDEWGATVRRALDREGVDLVALERDARSRVAVVLVDSDTGDRTVHEFRDPALAVDRGAMPVEAVLAGRILMLDATDLATSTAIARLARERGVPTVVDVDRVSLAAAELLREIAVIVVPRAFLESWTSTASPGAGLAALDREFQPAATIVTLGAEGSLALANGREIRTPGFQVDVVDTTGAGDAFRAGFVSAWIRLADAPDLETILEQANATAALNCQAVGAQTGLPRRPDVDRLVAHARGREPK; encoded by the coding sequence GTGGCCTTCGGAGAGAACAGCCTGGACTTCGTCGGCACGGGGTCGCGCCCGCCCGCCGGCGTGGACAAGACGACGCTCACGCGCTTCGAGCTGCTCGTGGGCGGGCAGGCGACGACCGCGGCGGTCGCCTGTGCGCGGCAAGGGCTGCGCGCGCGCTACGTCGGCGTCTTCGGGCGCGACGAGTGGGGCGCCACGGTGCGGCGGGCGCTCGATCGCGAAGGCGTGGACCTCGTGGCGCTCGAGCGCGACGCCCGCAGCCGCGTGGCCGTCGTGCTCGTCGACTCGGACACCGGCGATCGCACGGTGCACGAATTTCGCGATCCGGCGCTCGCGGTCGATCGCGGTGCGATGCCGGTCGAGGCCGTGCTCGCCGGCCGCATCCTCATGCTGGATGCGACCGACCTCGCGACGTCGACGGCGATCGCCCGGCTCGCGCGCGAGCGAGGCGTGCCGACCGTCGTCGACGTGGACCGCGTGAGCCTCGCCGCCGCCGAGCTCCTGCGCGAGATTGCCGTCATCGTCGTCCCACGCGCGTTCCTGGAGAGCTGGACCAGCACGGCGTCGCCGGGCGCTGGGCTGGCGGCGCTCGATCGCGAGTTCCAGCCGGCCGCGACGATTGTGACGCTCGGCGCCGAGGGGTCGCTGGCACTGGCCAACGGCCGCGAGATCCGCACGCCGGGGTTCCAGGTGGACGTCGTCGACACGACCGGCGCGGGCGACGCGTTCCGGGCCGGGTTCGTCAGCGCGTGGATCCGTCTGGCCGACGCGCCGGACCTCGAGACCATCCTCGAGCAGGCGAACGCGACGGCGGCTCTCAACTGCCAGGCCGTCGGGGCGCAAACCGGCCTGCCACGGCGGCCGGACGTCGACCGTCTCGTCGCCCATGCGAGAGGCCGCGAGCCGAAGTAG